A stretch of Desulfovibrio sp. UIB00 DNA encodes these proteins:
- a CDS encoding CTP synthase, translating to MKTKYIFVTGGVLSSLGKGLAAASLGALLQTRGLTVTIQKLDPYINVDPGTMNPFQHGEVFVTDDGAETDLDLGHYERYLNVPMSRKNNTTSGAIYNHVIAKERHGDYLGATVQVIPHITDEIKSVVLSLSEGEDAPDVAIIEIGGTVGDIEGLPFLEAIRQLRSDLGRDNCLNIHLTLVPYLRSAGEHKTKPTQHSVKELLSIGIQPDIILCRCEQSIPEELRRKIALFCNVDQDAVFSSVDVNNIYEVPLKFYEEGFDQKVAIMLRLPARNAHLEAWEKLVSDCANPKGKVTIAIVGKYVDLKEAYKSLHEALIHGGVANRVEVELRYVNSENVDESNCAESFKGCHGILVPGGFGYRGVEGKIAAIRYARENNIPFFGICLGMQCAVIEFARHVANLDDANSEEFNPLSDHKVIYLMTEWFDFRTKNVEKRDAGSDKGGTMRLGSYPCKVQPDTKAFVAYKKGMVDERHRHRYEFNNAFKEMLGEKGMVFSGTAPDDSLVEIIELKNHPWFLGCQFHPEFKSRPMNAHPLFREFIGAAKKFAKV from the coding sequence ATGAAAACTAAATACATTTTTGTGACGGGCGGCGTTCTGTCGTCGTTAGGCAAGGGCCTCGCAGCTGCGTCTTTGGGCGCGCTGCTGCAAACGCGCGGGCTTACGGTAACCATCCAGAAGCTTGATCCTTACATCAATGTTGACCCCGGCACCATGAACCCGTTCCAGCACGGCGAGGTATTTGTTACCGATGACGGCGCGGAAACGGATCTGGATCTCGGGCACTACGAACGTTACCTTAACGTGCCCATGTCGCGGAAGAACAACACCACTTCCGGCGCTATTTACAACCACGTTATCGCCAAGGAACGTCACGGCGATTACCTGGGCGCCACGGTGCAGGTGATCCCGCACATTACTGATGAAATCAAGAGCGTGGTGCTCTCCCTTTCCGAAGGCGAAGATGCGCCTGATGTCGCCATTATCGAAATCGGCGGCACTGTGGGCGACATTGAAGGCCTGCCCTTTCTTGAGGCCATCCGCCAGTTGCGTTCCGACCTTGGACGCGACAACTGCCTGAACATCCACCTTACGCTGGTGCCTTACCTTCGCAGCGCTGGCGAGCACAAAACCAAGCCCACCCAGCACAGCGTCAAGGAACTGCTTTCCATCGGCATTCAGCCCGACATTATTCTGTGCCGCTGCGAGCAGAGCATCCCCGAAGAACTGCGCCGCAAGATCGCCCTGTTCTGCAATGTGGATCAGGACGCCGTGTTCTCTTCGGTGGACGTGAACAATATTTATGAAGTGCCGCTCAAGTTCTATGAAGAAGGCTTTGACCAGAAGGTAGCCATCATGCTGCGCCTGCCCGCGCGCAATGCCCACCTTGAAGCCTGGGAAAAGCTCGTGAGCGACTGCGCCAACCCCAAGGGCAAGGTCACCATTGCCATTGTGGGCAAGTACGTTGACCTCAAGGAAGCCTACAAGAGCCTGCACGAAGCCCTCATTCACGGCGGCGTTGCCAACCGCGTTGAAGTGGAGCTGCGCTACGTCAATTCCGAGAATGTGGACGAAAGCAACTGTGCGGAATCCTTCAAGGGCTGTCATGGTATTCTTGTGCCCGGCGGCTTTGGATATCGCGGCGTGGAAGGCAAGATTGCCGCCATCCGTTATGCGCGTGAAAACAACATTCCCTTCTTTGGCATCTGCCTTGGCATGCAGTGCGCGGTTATCGAATTTGCCCGCCACGTGGCAAACCTTGATGACGCCAATTCGGAAGAATTCAACCCGCTTTCTGATCACAAGGTCATCTACCTTATGACCGAGTGGTTCGACTTCCGCACCAAGAACGTTGAAAAACGCGACGCGGGCAGCGACAAGGGCGGCACCATGCGCCTTGGCTCCTACCCCTGCAAGGTGCAGCCCGATACCAAGGCCTTTGTGGCCTACAAGAAGGGCATGGTTGATGAACGTCACCGCCATCGCTACGAATTCAACAATGCCTTCAAGGAAATGCTGGGCGAAAAGGGCATGGTTTTCAGCGGCACCGCCCCTGACGATTCGCTTGTGGAAATCATTGAGCTGAAGAACCACCCCTGGTTCCTTGGCTGCCAGTTCCATCCCGAATTCAAGTCCCGGCCCATGAACGCGCATCCGCTGTTCCGCGAATTTATCGGAGCGGCGAAAAAGTTCGCCAAGGTGTAA
- the raiA gene encoding ribosome-associated translation inhibitor RaiA, whose product MNISFAFKNFEASEHLKKYARRRMEKLGRFFGKASGLEVVVVLTVDKFRHRCEVTVTGEGLHINATEQTSDMYAAIDLVTDKVESQIKRQVARVKAQRRHARNTDVDVFTYNLDAEADVQQPVDGTDRLATKPLHLDEALMQLDSIGSEFLVFFNAENNRINVVYRTKVNGYALIDPVL is encoded by the coding sequence ATGAACATCTCATTTGCTTTCAAGAACTTTGAAGCCTCCGAACATCTGAAGAAGTATGCCCGTCGCCGCATGGAAAAGCTGGGACGGTTTTTTGGCAAGGCCTCTGGCCTTGAAGTTGTCGTTGTGCTGACAGTCGACAAGTTCCGTCATCGCTGCGAAGTGACCGTTACGGGCGAAGGCCTGCACATCAACGCCACGGAGCAGACTTCGGACATGTACGCCGCCATTGACCTTGTGACAGACAAGGTTGAATCGCAGATCAAGCGCCAGGTGGCCCGCGTAAAGGCCCAGCGGCGGCACGCCCGCAATACGGATGTGGACGTGTTTACCTACAACCTCGATGCCGAAGCCGACGTGCAGCAGCCCGTTGACGGCACCGACCGCCTCGCCACCAAGCCCCTGCATCTGGATGAAGCGCTCATGCAGCTTGATTCCATCGGCAGCGAGTTTCTGGTGTTCTTTAATGCAGAAAACAACCGCATCAATGTGGTATACCGCACCAAGGTGAACGGCTATGCCCTCATTGACCCCGTGTTGTAA
- the rpoN gene encoding RNA polymerase factor sigma-54, with protein sequence MALELRQQLKLSQQLVMTPQLQQAIKLLQLSRVELLETVQQELLENPFLEESSLTDDASQEQHEESREAPKEEVYDRELAKDADWEDYLGEFASTPRLSQSREFELAEEISPLEARYAAKPTLEGHLFWQLRLSSLTEEQKAIGEVIIGNLSSAGYLQASIEEVAEMAQVAPEAVLPVLERVQLFDPIGVAARDARECLMVQIKSLNYARDPILVELVESHLEDLEAKRYKPLLRKFKLDMEELKEYLDIIQSLDPLPGASFGGGEPTYVSPDAYLYKMGDEFVILLNDDGLPQLQLSAMSQMNIGGSEKEKDYCAEKIRSASWLIKSLYQRQRTLYKVMESIVRHQQPFFEDGVTKLAPLILKDIADDISMHESTVSRITTNKYVATPHGIFELKFFFNSGLELDDGSQVGSESVKALIKKFISEEDTRSPLSDERIGEMLKERLKVNIARRTVAKYRTALDIPSSSRRKEHF encoded by the coding sequence ATGGCACTGGAACTACGGCAGCAACTTAAGCTGTCACAGCAACTGGTAATGACCCCGCAATTGCAGCAGGCAATCAAGCTGTTGCAACTCTCACGCGTGGAACTTCTGGAAACTGTGCAGCAGGAACTGCTTGAAAACCCCTTTCTCGAAGAATCTTCACTTACGGACGATGCCTCCCAGGAGCAGCACGAGGAAAGCCGCGAAGCCCCAAAGGAGGAAGTGTACGACAGGGAACTGGCCAAGGACGCCGACTGGGAAGATTACCTCGGTGAGTTTGCCAGCACCCCCCGCCTTTCGCAGTCGCGCGAGTTTGAACTTGCCGAAGAAATTTCGCCTCTCGAAGCCCGATATGCGGCCAAGCCCACCCTTGAGGGGCATCTTTTCTGGCAGTTGCGCCTTTCGTCGCTGACAGAAGAGCAGAAGGCCATTGGCGAGGTCATTATCGGCAACCTCTCCTCCGCCGGGTACCTGCAAGCCAGCATTGAAGAAGTGGCCGAAATGGCCCAGGTCGCGCCCGAGGCAGTGCTGCCCGTGCTTGAGAGGGTGCAGCTTTTTGATCCCATCGGCGTTGCCGCGCGCGATGCGCGCGAATGCCTGATGGTGCAGATCAAGAGCCTCAATTACGCCCGCGACCCAATCCTCGTGGAGCTGGTAGAATCGCACCTCGAAGACCTCGAGGCCAAGCGCTACAAGCCCCTGCTGCGCAAGTTCAAGCTCGATATGGAAGAGCTCAAGGAGTATCTGGATATCATCCAGAGCCTTGACCCATTGCCCGGCGCAAGTTTTGGCGGCGGCGAGCCAACCTACGTAAGCCCCGATGCCTATTTGTACAAGATGGGCGATGAATTTGTGATTTTGCTCAATGATGACGGCCTGCCCCAGTTGCAGCTTTCGGCCATGAGCCAGATGAACATTGGCGGCTCTGAGAAGGAAAAGGACTACTGCGCAGAAAAGATCCGCTCCGCCTCATGGCTTATCAAGAGCCTGTATCAGCGCCAGCGCACGCTTTATAAGGTTATGGAAAGCATTGTGCGCCACCAGCAGCCATTTTTTGAAGACGGCGTGACCAAGCTCGCGCCGCTCATTCTCAAGGATATTGCTGACGACATCAGCATGCACGAATCAACGGTGAGCCGCATTACCACCAACAAGTATGTGGCAACGCCCCACGGCATCTTTGAATTGAAGTTTTTCTTTAACAGCGGCCTTGAACTCGATGACGGAAGCCAGGTAGGCTCAGAAAGCGTCAAGGCTCTGATCAAGAAATTCATCTCTGAGGAAGATACCCGATCCCCCCTCAGCGATGAGCGTATCGGCGAAATGCTCAAGGAGCGTCTCAAGGTCAATATTGCGCGGCGCACGGTGGCAAAATACCGCACGGCGCTTGATATTCCATCTTCGTCAAGGCGCAAGGAGCATTTCTGA
- a CDS encoding Nif3-like dinuclear metal center hexameric protein, translating into MQPIEIIKAIEEIAPLAAAAGWDVSGQQVASHRQDVARLAVCLDPTPASVRAALEKGAQFVLSHHPLLLKAVLPNRLDDYHEVLRLLFQADVPLYAAHTSLDVNAYGPAGWLARALELRNLAVLEPVAPAVGNDLPLGFGLAGDLPKAMTVAQIAGIVARNAPLATATVSGPEPQTITRVAYCTGSGSSLLGAAQAAHAQLFITGDVKYHTALAAEICLLDVGHHSLEEEMMLRMSRLLQQRLPETEVFFVPSASPFRPVALS; encoded by the coding sequence ATGCAACCTATTGAAATTATTAAGGCGATAGAAGAAATTGCACCTCTGGCCGCTGCCGCTGGCTGGGACGTTTCGGGCCAACAGGTGGCGTCGCACAGGCAGGATGTTGCCAGGCTTGCCGTCTGCCTCGACCCAACGCCCGCATCCGTGCGTGCAGCGCTGGAAAAGGGCGCGCAATTTGTGCTCAGCCATCACCCGCTGCTGCTCAAGGCCGTGCTGCCCAACAGGCTTGACGACTACCACGAGGTGCTGCGCCTGCTGTTCCAGGCCGATGTGCCGCTGTATGCGGCCCATACCTCGCTGGATGTCAACGCTTACGGCCCGGCGGGCTGGCTGGCCCGTGCGCTTGAGCTGCGCAATCTTGCAGTGCTGGAGCCTGTGGCCCCGGCAGTGGGCAATGATCTGCCTCTGGGCTTCGGCCTTGCGGGCGATCTGCCCAAGGCCATGACAGTGGCGCAGATTGCAGGCATCGTTGCACGCAACGCCCCCCTTGCCACAGCCACAGTGAGCGGGCCGGAGCCGCAAACAATTACCCGCGTGGCCTACTGCACGGGTTCGGGTTCATCGCTGCTCGGCGCGGCGCAAGCTGCCCATGCGCAGCTTTTCATAACCGGTGATGTCAAATACCACACGGCGCTTGCCGCTGAAATCTGCCTTCTGGATGTGGGTCACCACAGCCTTGAGGAAGAAATGATGCTGCGCATGAGCCGGTTGCTGCAACAGCGCCTGCCAGAGACGGAAGTGTTTTTTGTGCCTTCCGCCTCGCCCTTCCGCCCTGTTGCCCTGTCATGA
- a CDS encoding C4-type zinc ribbon domain-containing protein yields the protein MSNAVYFDQIKQLVELQKVDDAIHAVKQDLSSAPSELDSLEQRFAAIETQRNYILDKLSHLQDQQKRLSLEIDDDSARIKKSKNKLMAVGNQREYHAMMREMDSMEKVNRSREEEKMTLLEELQYQNDALAEIDLTYTAIKAELEVKRDGLEEKLQKGNTALEGLNEKRTSASKNIPQPVFMRYEFIRRRLEHPVIVAVKEGICSGCHIAVPPQSFIELQRGQQILSCPNCQRLIFWCEHFSIEDAPQCAQKPVTLTD from the coding sequence ATGAGCAATGCCGTATATTTTGACCAGATCAAGCAGCTTGTTGAGTTGCAGAAGGTCGATGACGCCATCCACGCCGTCAAGCAGGACCTGAGCAGCGCCCCGAGCGAGCTTGATTCCCTTGAGCAGCGCTTTGCCGCCATCGAAACCCAGCGCAACTACATTCTGGACAAGCTTTCGCACCTTCAGGATCAGCAAAAGCGCCTCTCGCTCGAGATTGATGACGACTCCGCGCGCATCAAAAAGAGCAAGAACAAGCTCATGGCAGTGGGCAATCAGCGTGAATACCACGCCATGATGCGCGAAATGGACAGCATGGAAAAGGTCAACCGTTCCCGTGAAGAAGAAAAAATGACCCTTCTTGAGGAACTGCAATACCAGAACGATGCGCTGGCCGAAATCGACCTGACCTACACCGCCATCAAGGCCGAGCTTGAAGTAAAGCGCGACGGCCTTGAAGAAAAGCTGCAAAAGGGCAACACCGCCCTTGAAGGCCTGAACGAAAAGCGCACCTCAGCCAGCAAGAATATTCCCCAGCCCGTGTTCATGCGCTATGAATTCATCCGCAGGCGTCTTGAGCACCCCGTCATTGTTGCCGTGAAAGAAGGCATCTGCTCCGGCTGCCACATTGCCGTGCCGCCGCAGTCTTTCATTGAATTGCAGCGCGGTCAGCAGATTCTGAGCTGCCCCAACTGCCAGCGCCTCATTTTCTGGTGCGAGCACTTCTCTATTGAAGACGCCCCGCAGTGCGCCCAGAAGCCGGTGACCCTTACCGACTAA
- a CDS encoding long-chain fatty acid--CoA ligase has product MNTELSRPWFAHYDSFVPRTSEVWNKPLYALLDEAADKYPNRLAVIFQNTRITYKQLREQAERFAGALRRIGVKTGHRVALMMPNMPQTVVAFWGIIKAGGVVVMTNPLYMEKEIMANMQDSGAEHMVLLDLLWPRVSALRDRLPLKNFIVTGAADALSFPLNWLYRLKKSRSVKEPVPYDGKNIHEWKHFFKGAERYSAPIADPLRDPIMLQYTGGTTGLPKGVTLTHSNVGTNCRQVLDIIHVKAEDKHTFISLLPFFHVYGLTTGLIIPIALAATTLPLPRYVPQDVLRLIAKYKPTVFPGAPSVYISLLQQKNLAEFDLRSIKICVSGSAPLPREIFRKFQETTGAAILEGYGLTEASPITHCNPLGQEGQRPNSIGMPVPGTDARIVDMEGGSLTLPPGKMGELIVQGPQVMHGYWRRPDESASALRNGWLYTGDLATMDEDGYFYIVDRKKDMVIVGGYNVYPREVDEVLLEHPKVLEAVTVGITDEMRGEILKAFVVRRPDEELTKADVIAWCRQKLAGYKVPRLVEFREELPKTIVGKVLRRALREEEEQKMANRKNRRAAASAPAANGEDDQVGHA; this is encoded by the coding sequence ATGAACACAGAACTCAGCAGGCCCTGGTTTGCCCACTACGACTCCTTCGTTCCGCGCACTTCCGAGGTGTGGAACAAGCCGCTCTATGCCTTGCTGGATGAGGCCGCAGACAAATATCCCAATCGACTGGCCGTCATTTTCCAGAATACGCGCATCACCTACAAGCAGTTGCGCGAGCAGGCGGAGCGTTTTGCAGGGGCGCTGCGCCGCATCGGCGTTAAGACAGGACACCGCGTTGCCCTGATGATGCCCAACATGCCGCAGACTGTGGTGGCCTTCTGGGGCATCATCAAGGCCGGGGGCGTGGTGGTCATGACCAACCCCCTGTATATGGAAAAGGAAATCATGGCCAACATGCAGGATTCGGGCGCAGAGCACATGGTGCTGCTCGATCTGCTCTGGCCCCGCGTTTCTGCCCTGCGCGACCGCCTGCCCCTGAAAAACTTCATCGTTACCGGCGCTGCGGATGCCCTTTCCTTCCCGCTCAACTGGCTCTACCGCCTCAAAAAGAGCCGCAGCGTCAAGGAACCCGTACCCTACGACGGCAAAAACATTCATGAGTGGAAGCACTTCTTCAAGGGCGCGGAGCGTTATTCCGCCCCCATTGCCGACCCACTGCGCGACCCCATCATGTTGCAGTATACTGGCGGCACTACGGGTCTGCCCAAGGGCGTTACCCTGACGCACAGCAACGTGGGCACCAACTGCCGTCAGGTGCTGGATATCATCCACGTCAAGGCGGAGGACAAGCACACCTTCATTTCCCTGCTGCCCTTCTTCCACGTGTACGGCCTCACCACAGGCCTGATTATTCCCATCGCCCTGGCGGCCACCACCCTGCCCCTGCCGCGCTATGTGCCGCAGGATGTGCTGCGCCTTATTGCCAAGTACAAGCCCACGGTCTTTCCCGGTGCCCCCTCGGTCTATATTTCGCTGCTGCAACAGAAGAATCTGGCGGAGTTTGACCTGCGCAGCATCAAAATCTGCGTTTCAGGCTCCGCGCCGCTGCCGCGCGAAATATTCCGCAAATTTCAGGAAACCACAGGCGCCGCCATTCTGGAGGGCTACGGCCTTACAGAAGCCTCGCCCATCACCCATTGCAATCCCCTTGGTCAGGAAGGGCAACGCCCCAATTCTATCGGCATGCCCGTACCCGGCACTGATGCCCGCATTGTGGATATGGAAGGCGGCTCCCTCACCCTGCCCCCTGGCAAAATGGGCGAACTCATCGTGCAGGGGCCGCAGGTCATGCATGGCTACTGGCGCAGGCCTGACGAAAGCGCCAGCGCCCTGCGCAACGGCTGGCTGTATACGGGCGACCTTGCCACCATGGACGAAGACGGTTATTTTTATATAGTTGACCGTAAAAAAGACATGGTCATTGTGGGCGGCTACAACGTGTACCCCCGCGAAGTGGACGAAGTGTTGCTGGAACACCCCAAGGTGCTTGAAGCCGTCACTGTCGGCATTACCGACGAGATGCGCGGCGAGATACTCAAAGCCTTTGTGGTGCGCCGCCCTGACGAAGAACTGACCAAGGCTGACGTCATCGCCTGGTGCCGCCAGAAACTGGCTGGCTACAAGGTGCCGCGCCTTGTGGAATTTCGCGAAGAACTGCCCAAAACTATTGTGGGCAAGGTTCTGCGACGTGCTCTGCGCGAAGAAGAAGAGCAAAAGATGGCCAACAGAAAGAATCGGCGCGCCGCTGCCAGTGCTCCTGCCGCCAACGGCGAGGATGACCAAGTAGGCCATGCCTGA
- a CDS encoding STAS domain-containing protein, with amino-acid sequence MFELKAESHTNVTVLRFSGNLLLPDVAEFSKQLEEHLLAPNIRQVVLDLSHVEKVDTSGLGVLVSASTKGRGRGRRLVLLMPAPHVAELLRKAEIEGFFPTFESEDELKGYIPDTAE; translated from the coding sequence ATGTTTGAGCTGAAGGCGGAATCGCACACCAACGTCACGGTATTGCGTTTTTCTGGCAATCTTCTGCTGCCCGATGTGGCCGAGTTCAGCAAACAGCTTGAAGAGCATCTGCTGGCGCCTAATATTCGTCAGGTGGTGCTTGATCTGAGCCACGTTGAAAAAGTGGATACTTCCGGGCTGGGAGTGCTGGTAAGCGCCAGCACAAAGGGCCGGGGGCGGGGGCGTAGGCTTGTACTGCTGATGCCCGCGCCACATGTGGCCGAATTGCTGCGCAAAGCTGAGATCGAGGGATTTTTCCCCACATTCGAGAGCGAAGATGAACTGAAAGGCTATATTCCCGATACTGCTGAATAA
- a CDS encoding phosphoribosylformylglycinamidine synthase subunit PurQ encodes MGTVNTLVITGYGTNSHMETAHTARLAGADKADVVHFSDLVAAKVRLADYHFLIFPGGFLDGDDLGAAQAAAMRWRYLKDDAGAALLQSLREFLDEGKLILGICNGFQLLVKLGVLPALGGQRFERQVSLGNNDSARFEDRWVHLLPNAASPCVFTKNLPLLSMPVRHGEGKLVARDADCLRRLEEENLIALQYADPATGKPTQEYPLNPNGSTLAIAGLTDPTGRVLGLMPHPEAFHHVTNHPGWTRGELDAPGTLIFVNAVRYLRGQ; translated from the coding sequence ATGGGTACGGTCAACACACTGGTCATCACCGGCTACGGTACAAATTCGCACATGGAAACAGCCCACACGGCCCGTCTGGCCGGTGCCGACAAGGCCGATGTGGTGCATTTTTCCGATCTGGTGGCGGCCAAGGTTCGCCTTGCCGACTATCACTTTTTGATTTTCCCCGGCGGGTTTCTGGATGGCGACGATCTCGGCGCGGCTCAGGCTGCGGCCATGCGCTGGCGTTACCTCAAGGACGACGCGGGCGCGGCCCTGTTGCAGAGCTTGCGCGAGTTTTTGGATGAGGGCAAGCTGATTTTGGGCATCTGCAACGGTTTCCAGCTGCTGGTCAAACTGGGAGTGCTGCCTGCCCTTGGCGGTCAGCGCTTTGAGCGCCAGGTTTCACTGGGCAACAACGATTCCGCCCGCTTTGAAGACCGCTGGGTGCATCTGCTGCCCAATGCGGCAAGCCCCTGCGTGTTTACCAAAAACCTGCCCCTGCTCTCCATGCCCGTGCGCCACGGCGAAGGCAAGCTCGTTGCCCGCGATGCGGACTGCCTGCGCCGCCTGGAGGAAGAAAACCTCATCGCCCTGCAATACGCCGACCCTGCTACGGGCAAGCCCACACAGGAATATCCGCTCAACCCCAACGGCTCCACCCTTGCCATTGCGGGTCTGACCGACCCCACGGGCCGGGTGCTGGGCCTTATGCCCCACCCCGAGGCTTTCCACCACGTGACCAACCACCCCGGCTGGACGCGCGGCGAGCTGGATGCCCCCGGTACGCTCATTTTTGTGAATGCCGTGCGCTACCTGCGCGGTCAATAG
- the dtd gene encoding D-aminoacyl-tRNA deacylase encodes MRIIAQRVKEASVSVDGRLVAAINTGIMALVAFGQEDGPEFRSSPAFTGMARKLVGLRIFPGTGENAHKFHLSLDEIGGQILLVPQFTLYADCHKGRRPSFTDAGDPAWAKDMFADFVQMVDETCAVSVSSGIFGADMDVRLCNWGPVTIFLDSANLFSR; translated from the coding sequence ATGCGGATTATTGCGCAACGAGTTAAAGAAGCTTCAGTAAGTGTTGATGGCCGTCTTGTGGCGGCCATCAACACTGGCATTATGGCCCTTGTTGCCTTTGGGCAGGAGGACGGGCCAGAATTTCGCTCCTCTCCGGCTTTTACGGGCATGGCCCGCAAGCTTGTGGGACTGCGCATCTTTCCCGGCACAGGAGAGAATGCCCATAAGTTCCACCTTTCATTGGATGAAATCGGTGGTCAGATATTATTGGTGCCGCAGTTCACCCTGTACGCCGATTGCCACAAGGGCCGCAGGCCTTCCTTTACCGATGCAGGCGACCCCGCCTGGGCCAAAGACATGTTTGCGGATTTCGTTCAAATGGTTGACGAAACTTGCGCCGTCAGCGTATCGTCAGGCATCTTCGGAGCGGACATGGATGTGCGCCTGTGCAACTGGGGCCCTGTGACCATATTTCTGGACTCTGCCAACCTGTTTTCCCGTTGA
- the ispD gene encoding 2-C-methyl-D-erythritol 4-phosphate cytidylyltransferase, giving the protein MSESSGTLSVAAKPWALILAAGQGTRMADATGGTAKQFLSWQGAPLFWHAARAMSRSACVAGIVFVFPPSQLAEASELLSDLHRRDDLGLPWVTACGGPLRQDSVRLGLAALPLRPASVLVHDAARPFLSPALVRRVCEALAEGAAGVIPAISVTDTIKTVENGRVTATLPRDGLAAVQTPQGFQLEALLSAHAHAVEAGLAVTDDASLLEALGLEVRVIQGEAANVKITRPEDLDLLQDENLLPSIRTGMGYDVHRYGQGRPMRLGGVSIPNAPEVLAHSDGDVLLHALSDALLGCACLGDIGQHFSDKDPRFDGISSAILLHQVLDMVREAGCTPCHVDMTIVAQAPKLAPYREEIRKNVARLMGLPASCVNLKATTEEHLGFTGRSEGIKAYAVVTARGR; this is encoded by the coding sequence ATGTCAGAAAGTTCCGGCACATTATCTGTTGCAGCAAAGCCCTGGGCGCTCATTTTGGCTGCCGGGCAGGGTACGCGCATGGCCGATGCCACTGGCGGCACGGCAAAACAGTTTTTGTCCTGGCAGGGCGCGCCGCTTTTCTGGCATGCCGCCCGCGCCATGAGCCGCAGCGCCTGTGTGGCCGGAATTGTCTTTGTTTTTCCACCCAGCCAGCTTGCCGAAGCCAGCGAACTTTTGTCCGACCTGCACAGGCGCGATGATCTCGGGCTGCCTTGGGTTACGGCCTGCGGCGGGCCTTTGCGCCAGGATTCCGTACGCCTTGGCCTGGCTGCCCTGCCCCTGCGCCCCGCCAGCGTGCTGGTGCACGATGCAGCCCGTCCCTTTCTTTCCCCGGCGCTTGTGCGCCGCGTGTGCGAGGCGCTTGCTGAGGGTGCTGCTGGCGTTATCCCCGCCATATCAGTGACCGACACCATCAAGACGGTGGAAAATGGCCGAGTGACGGCCACCCTGCCGCGCGATGGGCTCGCGGCTGTGCAGACCCCGCAGGGCTTTCAGCTTGAAGCGCTGCTCTCTGCCCACGCCCACGCGGTTGAGGCGGGGCTTGCCGTAACCGACGATGCATCGCTTCTGGAGGCGCTTGGCCTTGAAGTGCGCGTCATACAAGGCGAGGCTGCCAACGTGAAGATTACCCGCCCTGAAGATCTTGACCTGCTGCAAGACGAAAATCTCCTTCCTTCCATCCGCACGGGCATGGGCTACGATGTTCACCGCTACGGTCAGGGCCGCCCCATGCGCCTTGGCGGCGTGAGCATTCCCAACGCGCCCGAAGTCCTGGCCCACTCTGACGGCGATGTGCTTCTGCATGCCCTGTCCGACGCTCTGCTCGGCTGCGCCTGCCTTGGCGACATTGGTCAGCACTTTTCAGACAAGGATCCCCGTTTTGACGGCATTTCATCCGCCATTCTGCTGCATCAGGTCCTGGACATGGTGCGCGAGGCGGGCTGCACGCCCTGTCACGTGGATATGACCATTGTGGCGCAGGCTCCCAAACTCGCGCCCTACCGTGAAGAAATCAGAAAGAACGTCGCTCGGCTCATGGGGTTGCCCGCATCCTGCGTGAACCTCAAGGCTACCACAGAGGAACATCTGGGCTTTACCGGGCGTTCCGAAGGCATCAAGGCATATGCAGTTGTGACCGCGCGGGGGCGCTGA